A window of Fusarium oxysporum Fo47 chromosome II, complete sequence genomic DNA:
AGTTGCCAAGGCGAAATGATCCTGATGTTGACGTGCTCGGGCTCGTTCGCGACTGGCTGCAGACGGAAGAAGCTGGCTCGTGGCTAATGATCTTGGATAGTGCTGATGACGTCAATCTCTTTTATCCCATCCATATCAGCGGAGCTAAGGCAGTGACCGGACCTGCGAACGAGAACACTATTTCGAGGACCGATCAGCAGCCACTAGCGGCATATCTCCCGAAGTGCCGCAATGGAACCATTCTCGTTACATCGCGCAGCATGGACGCTGCCGAAAGGTTGACAGGAAGCCATAAAGCTATCCACCGGGTCTCGACCATGGATGACGCTCAAGGTTTTCAGCTTTTCCGGAACAAGCTTGACGGAGACTTTGACAAacatgctgctgctgatctTCTTCGGGCTCTGGACTACATCCCACTAGCCATCACTCAAGCAGCATCGTACATCAACCGCCGCGCCCCTCGGATATCGATAAAGTCTTATCTAGACACTTTCCGGGAGAGCGACAAGAAAAAGGGCAGCCTCCTTAACAGGGACGCTGGGGATCTTCGACGATATGAGACGGTCTCTAACTCCGTTGTTACAACATGGCAGGTCACCTTTGAGCAGATACATCATGAGAGACCATCTGCCGCGAAACTACTTTCGTTTATGAGCTTCTTTAATCCACAGGGTATCCCTGAATTTGTACTTTACGACTACAATGCCGACCCGACGGATGAAGCAGACAGAGATGTAGTGCGCGATAGCTTtgaggatgatcttgacattCTCCGCGGCTACTCGCTTGTATCTGTAACAGAAACAGGTGGTGTGTGTGAGATGCACGCCTTAGTACAGTTTTGCACGCGATTTTGGATATCCGCGGCGGGCAATGAAGGAACATGGAGACAGCTGTTTCTACGTTCTGTATCCCGACATTTCCCAGATGGTACATTTGAGACCTGGCCCATCTGTCAGATGCTACTTCCTCATGTTGAGCCGGTGTTTGAGAAGGAACCACTTCATGAGGGGTTACTAGACTGGGCCTATTTGTTGACAAACTGCGCACAGTATATGCTGACTATCGGTAACTATGGAGTGGCAGAAAGTTTAAGCAGGAAGGCAGTCAATACCAGGAGCAAAGTGCTAGGAGAAGAGCATCCTGATACGCTGACGAGCATGGCCAACTTGGCATCAACATACTGGAACCAGGGACGATGgaaggaggcagaagagctcGAGGTAGCAGTGTTAGAGACAAGCAAGAGAACGCTAGGAGAGGAGCATCCTGATACGCTGACGAGTATAGCCAACTTAGCATCGACGTACCAAAACCAGGGGCGATGGaaagaggcagaagagctcGACATGGCAGTAATAgagtcaaggaagagaaCGCTAGGAGAGGAGCATCCTGATACGCTGACGAGCATGGCCAACTTAGCATCGACATACTGGAACCAGGGACGATGgaaggaggcagaagagctcGAGGTAGCAGTGTTAGAGACAAGCAAGAGGACGCTAGGAGAGGAGCATCCTGATACGCTGACGAGCATGGCCAACTTAGCATCGACATACTGGAACCAGGGGCGATGgaaggaggcagaagagctcGACATGGCAGTAATAgagtcaaggaagagaaCGCTAGGAGAGGAGCATCCATCCACGCTAACGAGTATGGCCAACTTAGCATCAACATACCGAAACCGGGGACGATGGaaagaggcagaagagctcGAGGTAACAGTGCTAgagtcaaggaagagaaCGCTAGGAGAAGAGCATCCATC
This region includes:
- a CDS encoding P-loop containing nucleoside triphosphate hydrolase protein encodes the protein MAEAVGLAASVIAVIDLSAKVATLCFQYSTAVGNARTDVAHLQSRLNDLDACLRGVHRVLHGPSNQALPISRELIDSLDGCKARKTMRRLGLRALKWPFDSKEVSGIVANLERYKQTIMLCLQVDQTTILLDIQQKFDSVSLQPCGDRPIARIPCFNVPFDRDPDFVDRPDITTWLQSQYTGSVSRIALVGMGGFGKSQVTIQFAHHIHSESPQTSVYWVHASSRPRFEEAYRSIAERLQLPRRNDPDVDVLGLVRDWLQTEEAGSWLMILDSADDVNLFYPIHISGAKAVTGPANENTISRTDQQPLAAYLPKCRNGTILVTSRSMDAAERLTGSHKAIHRVSTMDDAQGFQLFRNKLDGDFDKHAAADLLRALDYIPLAITQAASYINRRAPRISIKSYLDTFRESDKKKGSLLNRDAGDLRRYETVSNSVVTTWQVTFEQIHHERPSAAKLLSFMSFFNPQGIPEFVLYDYNADPTDEADRDVKQVVCVRCTPYCFYVLYPDISQMVHLRPGPSVRCYFLMLSRCLRRNHFMRGY
- a CDS encoding ATP/GTP binding protein, with amino-acid sequence LTNCAQYMLTIGNYGVAESLSRKAVNTRSKVLGEEHPDTLTSMANLASTYWNQGRWKEAEELEVAVLETSKRTLGEEHPDTLTSIANLASTYQNQGRWKEAEELDMAVIESRKRTLGEEHPDTLTSMANLASTYWNQGRWKEAEELEVAVLETSKRTLGEEHPDTLTSMANLASTYWNQGRWKEAEELDMAVIESRKRTLGEEHPSTLTSMANLASTYRNRGRWKEAEELEVTVLESRKRTLGEEHPSTLMSMCNQAILWKDHGRVEDAHALMRNCVVIRQRVLGTDHPQTLSSVACLA